The following coding sequences are from one Ornithodoros turicata isolate Travis chromosome 1, ASM3712646v1, whole genome shotgun sequence window:
- the LOC135378811 gene encoding zinc finger protein 45-like isoform X2: MESTSDVYALQLQFTTEAKTSTGILDVKDKHKDTSNPASAGCHSSNTELNVNTTSQPPFNNTVPTNTANSQSANSKPRDIAPFAGQSNAHEASEPSICHQEKDGTYRCNMCLTTCVDVDQLNVHLEARETKTFTCAACSVMFHQVSALQVHMQHQTGEKPHKRDPCPAAFSRSTDLCHHKRTHAGEKSYKCDLCPAAFSTGAHLRRHTWTHTGEKPYKCDMCPAEFCQSSNLRSHKRVHTGEKPYKCDLCPTVFRSGTHLQRHRRTHTGEKPYECDLCPAVFSNDSYLRCHRRTHTGEKPYKCDLCPAAFSTGTHLQSHRRIHTGEKPYKCDMCPAEFCQSTNLRSHKRIHTGEKPYKCDLCPAEFRRGTDVWRHKRIHTGKKPHKCDLCPAAFSTGTHLRRHKQNRSHTRETSALQSSPQPAVSRADADG, translated from the coding sequence AAGCAAAAACAAGCACTGGCATACTTGATGTTAAGGATAAGCACAAAGACACCTCTAATCCAGCATCTGCAGGTTGCCACTCTTCAAATACAGAGCTCAACGTCAACACAACAAGTCAGCCTCCATTCAACAACACTGTCCCAACGAACACTGCGAACAGTCAATCTGCGAATTCCAAGCCTAGGGACATTGCTCCTTTCGCAGGCCAGAGCAATGCCCATGAGGCAAGCGAGCCCTCTATTTGTCACCAGGAGAAGGACGGGACATACAGGTGCAACATGTGTTTGACTACGTGCGTTGATGTTGACCAGTTGAATGTTCACCTCGAGGCTCGCGAAACAAAAACGTTTACCTGCGCAGCATGTTCTGTGATGTTCCATCAGGTGTCCGCTCTGCAAGTGCACATGCAACATCAgacaggcgagaagccacacaagcGCGATCCCTGTCCTGCAGCATTCAGCCGTAGCACAGACTTGTGTCATCACAAGAGGACACACGCAGGGGAGaagtcatacaagtgcgatctctgtcctgcagcgtTCAGCACCGGCGCACACCTGCGGCGTCACACGTGGACACACacaggagagaagccatacaagtgcgatatgtgtcctgcagagttctgcCAGAGCTCCAATCTGAGGTCCCACAAACGGGTACATACGGGtgagaagccctacaagtgtgatctctgtccaaCGGTGTTCCGCAGCGGCACACACCTGCAGCGGCACAGACGGACACATACAGGGGAGAAGCCATATGAATGCGATCTGtgtcctgcagtgttcagcaACGACTCATACCTGCGGTGTCACAGGCGGACACACacaggagagaagccatacaagtgtgatctctgtcctgcagcgtTTAGCACTGGCACACACCTGCAGAGTCACAGACGAATACACACAGgagagaagccgtacaagtgtgatATGTGTCCCGCAGAGTTCTGCCAGAGCACGAATCTGAGGTCCCACAAACGgatacacacgggcgagaagccctacaagtgcgatctctgtcctgcagagttcaggcGTGGCACAGACGTGTGGCGCCACAAGCGGATACACACAGGCAAAAAACCGcacaagtgtgatctctgtcctgcggCATTCAGCACTGGCACACACCTGCGGCGTCACAAGCAGAATAGAAGCCATACAAGGGAGACCTCTGCACTGCAGAGTTCGCCTCAACCTGCGGTGTCACGAGCTGATGCAGATGGGTGA